In the Psychromicrobium lacuslunae genome, TCTGCTTGCTTGATTTGGAGATGCCCCCGAGCGACGGAATCTATGCGGCCGAGGAGATATTGGCTAAGGTCAATACCGCTGTGGTGATTGTGACCCGACATGCGCGACCGGGTGTGTTGCGCCGTGCCTTGGCAAGCCGGGTGGCTGGGTTTGTGCCCAAGTCAACGCCGGCGGAGAAACTGGCAATGGTGATCCGTGATGTTGCGGCGGGGCGACGATACGTTGACCCCGAGATTGCCGCGGTCGCCCTCAACGCCGAAAGCTGTCCGCTTACCTCGCGAGAACTCGATGTCTTGAGATTGAGCCGGGCTGGGGAGACGGTGCAGAGCATGGCAAAGACCTTGCACCTCGCCCCGGGAACGGTGCGTAACTACATCTCCTCGGCGATGGCTCGACTCGCAGTGCAAACTCGTTTTGAGGCGGCAAAGATTGCCTGGGAGCAAGGCTGGATCTAGTCCGGCGAGGAGTCAGTATGGAAAGACCAGTAGCGTGCTAGAGGCGGTCGCAAGCAGCTTCCCGTTCGAATCGAGCACGCTCCCCTCGGCAAAGGCAGCTCTACTGCCAGGTTTGCTGACCCTGCCGATTGCGGTCAGTTCACCGGTGCCGGAGAGCACCGGGCGTAAATAATTGATTTTGATCTCCA is a window encoding:
- a CDS encoding response regulator transcription factor; this encodes MKQIRLIIADDEQLIRGALVALLELEEDILVVGSADNGSDAVALAKELQPDVCLLDLEMPPSDGIYAAEEILAKVNTAVVIVTRHARPGVLRRALASRVAGFVPKSTPAEKLAMVIRDVAAGRRYVDPEIAAVALNAESCPLTSRELDVLRLSRAGETVQSMAKTLHLAPGTVRNYISSAMARLAVQTRFEAAKIAWEQGWI